Sequence from the Epinephelus moara isolate mb chromosome 19, YSFRI_EMoa_1.0, whole genome shotgun sequence genome:
TCCTTCACCATGTCTTTCGTGTTCATGGCTTTCCCAGAGACATAGTTTCCGACCGGGATCCGCAGTTTGTGGCACAGTTTTGGAGGGCTTTCTGCACGTCTCTTGGCGCCTCTGTGAGTCTCTCTTCCGGCCACCATCCGCAGACCAACGGCCAGACGGAGAGGTTAAACCAAGAGTTGGAAACCAGTCTCCGACGTTTGGCTACCCAGAACCCATCCTCGTGGTGCCGCCAGCTCATCTGGGTAGAATACGCCCACAACTCCCTGCCATGTTCCTCCACGGGTCTATCTCCCTTCCATTTTGTCTACGGGTACCAACCACCTGCCTTTCCTGCGCTGGAGCGTGAGGTCAGCGTCCCCTCGGCGATGGCCTTGATCCGGCAGTGCCGGCGGACCTGGGACCGTGCTCGTCGTACCCTGATGCGTAACTCGGAACACTACAAGAAGGCGGCTGACCGATGCCGTGCCCCTGTGCCGGCCTACCAGAGTGGACAACGTGTCTGGCTCTCCACTAAGAACCTCCCCCTGCGAGTGGAGAATAGGAAACTGGCTCCCAGGTTCGTTGGACCTTTTCCCATATCCAAAGTGATTAATCCAGTGACTGTTTGTTTGAAGCTTCCCAGAGCCATGAGAGTGCATCCTGCGTTCCATGTCAGCCAGGTCAAGCCTGCCAGGAAGAGTGCCCTGGTTCCTGCTTCCCGACCCCCACCTCCCCCCTGGCTCATTGAGGGGGGCCCTGTCTACACGGTCTGGCAGCTCCTGGCATCTCGTCGCCACGGCCGTGGGTTCCATTACCTCGTGGACTGGGAGGGTTACGGTCCCGAGGAGTGCTCTTGGGTCCCCTCCTCCCACATTGTGGACCCTGATCTCATTGCTGAGTTCCACCGGCTCCACCCTGAGGCTCCTGGGCCGTCCGGTGCCGgccctggggggggggggggggggggggggtactgTCACAACTTCCCCCCGACgttagtgttttgtgtttgNACCTGTGTTCTGACCCTGCCTGCCTCGTTAACCGTCCTCTGCCTGTCTCTAGTCTGTACCTCTGCATTACTCTCTGGATTCCTGGTTCTGACTCTGCCTGCCTGACCAACGTCTCTCCCGCTGGATCCCCAGCCTGTTTCCTTCGGGCCTGCCAGCTCCCCAGGAACCCCTATTCAGTATTTTTGAAGtgttaaataaactgtgtgtgcGTACTTTGAACGTGTCTATCTGGTCGTGCTTTTGGGTCCAACCTCCTGTGCTCAGTtctgacagggacaggcaaagcgaaggcctggagggaggtaacagatgctgttaatgttgtctccggAGCAGGCctacaaagaaccatgtcagaggtgaagcgtaaatggtttgatatgaaactggaggcaaataaacgcataagcacacaaaaaaaatacagcagccgTAGGAGGATGAGGCTCACGGTCACAACTATCTGCTGCAGACGAGCGCATTGCTGGCATAGACCCCTCTGTCAGGAATTATTCCTGACGGAGACAGCGACATGCCTCCACTGGAGTCAACATCAAACCCAGACGGTAAGGTGTCGTATCATAATACATTCTCAAAACCATCACTGATAGCGTAgtggtcaccaaacaaacagaagattcatttgtggggttttgaatgaagtgggaacaggaaaccagagatgttttgtgcgtaatggataaactctaaatcagtgatggctgtcggaatgtagagctatttaacatttattttaacaaatacgtgtttcaaaggcatctgtgtataaCAGAGCACAAcacgaattaaaattgtaatttccaagagtgacaagcaatatttatgtgctttactaaatttacacaagcactacgagtagTCAGGAGCaagagtagattttgttagtagctacgaaaagatcggagctactaaaatattgatgaatgcggacatgcacgtaaatttccgtctgcaaacagtttacacacaaattccttctgctcacgtttcatgaatgagacccattatgtattgactactctcaggatggaaggacccagtataacaagaagtgtttctgaacaggattaccaactatagctttaagggTCACATCCATGGTTAGTATTATTGTATGTCGATAAACTAATTCATTTGTACACAAGTACTTTCATTTCTACTTAAGTAAAATTTCTTTAAAGTAACAGAACCTTTACTTGAGTGCAGTATTCTAGTACTCTTTCCCCCTCTGAAAATGACCACTCTGAAAACATCTTTGGCTCGATAACTCatataaactaagcacaaaaattAAGGAGATTTGTGTTTGGAAGATTatgtctttgttgtaacaatgcttcttggcaataaatgttatactgttggaaagcctgtttatttccctgttAAATGGTGCCACAAGGAACATGtttttgtgggatgagcagcagagctgagtatgtgtgttgcacccatgaaaaatttgccaaatcttctctgccaatgccaaacagcttttttctttttttttttttttttgctgttgctactgaatcttgttttgagcttctggtaccctcaggtgctgacaatcaggtgCCAATCAGGCACCTGATTGGCAGCACCTGTGAGCATGGGCCCTGCTAGAGTGGTCAGTTGGTATCTGCTCTAAGAATTGGCATGCCACGTTTGACTGATCTGGATAGGGCCCGTGTGATAGGgcaacttcaagctggtgttTGGCAAAACCAAGTTGCGGCATTTGAAGGCCAAGTTCCATATAACGGGGGATTTCAGAGACAGGCCGTGGAGTGGGCGTCCCAAGAAGACGGTACTCCAAGAAGACcttttcctcatcctgtcagcacttaGGAACAGTAAGCAGTCTTCTACAGATTTGCAGTCAAGGTTTGCAGGACGATATGGCCGACGGCTCTCTGCCCAGACAATCCAGAACAGACTGCACGCAGCTAATCTCCGGTCTCATAGGGCTGCCAGGAGGCCTGCCATGACTGCCCTTCATCGTCAGGCCCGTTTGAGGTTTAAGCTGGTGTCGGCAACACTTGCACCGGAAcctgaacatgtggaggaaCGTTATGTTCAACGATGAGTCCAGATTCTGCCTATGGCAGTTCTATTGTagggtcaaagtgtggagaaaacGCAGAGAACACTTTGCTGAATGCTGCACCGATTGAGAAACATCTTTTAGTGGAGGCAGTGTGACGGTGTGGGGCGGCATCTCCCTCACTGGAAAAATGAGGCTTGTCATCATTGGAGGCaatctcaatgcagagagataTTGAGATGAAATTCTGCAAGGAGTGGCAATCCTATATCTTCACAGTCTGGGACCAAACTCTATCCTCCAAGATGACAACGCTTGCCCCCACAGAGCGGGGTTTATcagagactacctccagaatttgggagtggagaggatggaatggcctgccagcagtcctgacctcaacttcattgaacacttgtgggatcagcttgggcGTGCTGCTCGtgccagtgaccaacacaacTACGCTGggatgccatcccacagcagtgtgtgaccaggctggtgaccagcatgaggtggtgccaggctgttgtggctgtgtatggttcttccacaagctactgaggctcctgtttgttaaatgaatacatTGTTAAAAAgccaatatgtcttgtttcttcacacctcaatcatccaatccaccaaacaacaccaaacaagagtcaacaaatttttcatgggcgcaacccacatactcagctctgaaTGACCCATAACTAAGGGTGTCACAGGTTCTGCTTATATTTCCTCTGTAGTCCTCCCACTGCGGGGGAGAGAAGTCATTACCTGTAAATGgcaaagaaaatatttatgttCAACACTTTCTCCAGTTGCTAAACTGCACTTCTTGCCAAGGCACACTCACCAACCAAGCAGGAAATAAACTGGTTCCAGTGTCACATTTCAATGACATTAATTAGAAACAGTCAGGTTTGTTTGTAACACACTggaaaaacaaagcagaaaCTAAATCTGAAGGGATCTTACAGGTTCAGGTTATGCAAAGCATCAGGTTGTGGGTCTtaaagttcctgcagtggaaaaggtCAAATTGAGGtgctgagacagacagaacaaaaTGAAGTACAGCAGACAGAAAGTGAACAACAACCTGACCTGCCCATGGGCTCTCACACTCATACAGCATCCACTCATCACTGCGGAAAGTGTTGTGGAACCACATGGCGTGGTCCAGGGAGGCTGAGAAGTGCGCCCTGTAGTTGGGATAAGGCAGCAGCGCCGTGCCCAGGAATGCAAAGTCTGATACATAAGCAGCAACGCAGCAATGCAGCTTCATGTTGCCTTCAcctgcataaacacacaaataaaatgcatcaacaAACACTGTTTGGATTGTATTTTCCATggtatatttattttcatattgcaTATATTTgggattattttattatttgcatAGCACTGAAATTATTTGCTACTACCCTCACAATCTGCCCTATTTCTATATCCTGACTATATGTAATTGTGTTGTATCCCTACTTTGGCTGCTGCAGTCATTCAGTATCACAGATGACTCTCAGCTTACTGTTTCATTTAAACTCAAGAATTGGGCAAATATAACGCAATGTTTAGGAACCATGCTATTCATTTCTGAGAATACCCTCCCATTACACAGAGTAGTATGGAGACGATTAAATATTTGTAATGTAATGCAATGCAAATGTGCATTAAATGCATTTTACCAATATATCCTCGTGCTCGCACCCAGAACAGCTTCTTCGGCTCACTTGCAGCATGTCTGTAACAATGCAGTTGGTTGACTGGCTTTATCTCAATGGCGACCTCATTAGCCAGCAGTTTGTTAAGGCCTTGTCTTGATTTATCTGCCAGGTCTGGTTTACTGTCAAACATCAGAAAGAAATACAGATCAACAGGGCTAaacttcaaatattcagtttacaaaacCATgataaagaaaagcagcaactcatcacatttgagaagctttaACCAGAAAACATTTggaattttcacttgaaaaatgactacaaagattATTCGATAATAGAAAATAGTTCAATTAATATCATGTCGACAGACTAATTCATTATCAACTAGTATTGGCAGCTTTACCTGAGATAAAGATGAATAAGCTCCTCTACAGTGAGGAGGTCTTCAGGCTGAGGGACCTGTGGCATGGTGAACTGGTGCTGCAGGGGACTTGGCTGCAGCAGTTGGAAGGACGCTTGGCAGATAAATATCGGGTGCCCATGCTGGATGGCTTTCACAGAGCGTACTGTAAAACTGCGACCATCTCTTGTGCGGTCCACCTGGTACAGCACTGGAACCTTTGGAtcccctaaaaaacacccaacaGACAGCTGTGAGGACACAATACCTGTCAGGGACTGACTGTTTTACCAGGTCATTCCATTGATTGTGATAGGACTGCAGTCAGAAGATTAGTTTGAATCTGTGATAGAGGCCTTGATGTTCACAAACACTGATAAACTAACTGTAAGGTGAAGCACATGGGTCACTGTACCTGTAACTGCTGTTATAGTCTTCTGTAGGTTCATTCATTCTATCAAAGATCATTTGCATCAACTATGAGCCTGCTTTTCAACATTTGGTTTGCACCATTGTTGGCcagcacttttatttatttttttattattatttaattattatttttttcttttaaaatgatgCTAAGTCTTACCTGTTCGTACAAAGTAGCAGTGGAGAGAATGAGCATAGAAATGATCTCCGACTGATTTGGCAGCAGCAACGAGGGCCTGGCCAACTATTTGACCCCCAAACAAACGCTGGGTGCGGGGCACCCAGTGGTGCATCCCTCTGGGGAAAAATAGCAAAGCAATTTAATTGTATGTAAAGCAGTCCAACAAGATGATGCTTTGACAGTAAGGGTGATCAATGCAGTGCTGTGAATATGACTTTACCCAAATTTATTGGATTCAAATACAGCAACCACAGATCCTGCCACTGTGAAGTGAATAATGGCACTGTGCCAGAGAGGTCTTGTCTTTGCTTCATTAAAACTACATAActatttcacaaataaaaaagatgaaGAGGTATTTATTCAGACCTGCCCTTTTCATTGTAACACTGATGTGTTAAAATGTCAGCTGTACTAAAATGTACCTGGTTGAGTTGCAGCTAATTTAAATTATTCTGGGACGTTTTAAGACCCTGCACACATATGGTACACGCCCACAGGTGCTCTGACTCCAAGGCCacctgtggagttttcttgtacTGTTTCATTGTTGAATTGCAGGAATCCAGTAGAATTCTGCTCAAAATGTCCTTGACTTGTCAAATTTGGAAGTATTCTAATGTACAGTTTTGGAGGTCATAAATAATGCATGAGCACATCCTCCATTTTCCACATTCATCTCAGAAAGAAGCTGTTGgcaagagatttaaaaagtcacGAGTATGAGGAAACAAAGATGNCTTGTCAAATTTGGAAGTATTCTAATGTACAGTTTTGGAGGTCATAAATAATGCATGAGCACATCCTCCATTTTCCACATTCATCTCAGAAAGAAGCTGTTGgcaagagatttaaaaagtcacGAGTATGAGGAAACAAAGATGTTTCAAGGAAGACTAGACTTTCTATGATATGTTATGTGTTTAATTTGTCCTCTGAAAGCATTCTAATGTTCAGTTTTGGTCATAAATAAATTGGACACTAAATAAATTGTTCGGAGTGACCCTGACTATAACTATATAAAATCTGAAGTTATTCTCCTGTACTGTAATGCACTGCAGCATTTTCTTTTACAGCTCTGGAAAAAATTAAGAGACCACTGCAATTTTTTCTTAAATCAGCATATCTACATGTGTGACAGCCATTCCATTCCAGTGTCCGTTAAATTCCAACACAAGCACACATCATTTTACTTAATGAGGCACTGATTAGGTGATCATCTGAACCAAATCTTATTTAACGAGGAAAAGTATTAAAACCACTGCTGTGGCCATCACTATCCTCTTGCAATAGGACCAGCTGGATGGCAAAAACAGTGCTAGTAGTACCTCAAAAGTAATTGGAATAAAAAAATAGCCAGTGACCATGCCAAAAGAGTTGAAAAGAAAAGGTTTGATTGGGGAAAAAAGGGTTCAGTTCTGGCTTTACTGGCAGAGGGATACAGTGAGCGTCAGGTTGCTTCCATCCTTAAAATTTCTAAGATGGCGGTTCATAAGAACAAGGTCAAGCAGCAGACATTTGGGACAACAAAGCAACAGACCGGCAGAAGGCGAAAACGACTCTCCACTGACCGGGATGACCATCAACGCATTCGCATATCACTCAGCAACCACAGGATGACATCAAGTGACACTACAAAAGAATGGCAAATGGCAGCTGGGATGAAGTGCATGGCGAGAACAGTTCAAAACAGGCTCCTAAAGACAGGGCTGAAGTCATGTAAAGCTAGAAAAAAGCCCTTCATTAATGAGAAGCAAAGAAGAGCCGGGCTGAGGTTTGCAAAAGACCATAAGGATTGGACCATAGAGGGCTGGAGTAAGGTCATCTTTTCTGATGAGTCCAATTTTCAGCTTTGTCCAACACCTGTTTGTTTCTTGGTTAGACGGAGACCTGGAGAGGCCTACAAGCCACAGTGTCTCGCACCCACTGTGAAATTTGGTGGAGGATCAGTGATGATCTGGGGGTGTTTCAGCAAGGCTGGAATCAGGCAGATTCATCCTTGTGAAGGATGCATGAATCAAGCCACGTACAAGGTTATCCCGGAAGAAAACTTGCTTCCTTCTGCTCTGACAATGTTCCCCAACTCTGAGGACTGGTTTTTCCAGCAGGACAATGCTCCATGCCACACAGCCAGGTCAATCAAGGTGTGGATGAAGGACCACTAGATCAAGACCTTGTCATGGCCAGCCCAATCTCCAGACCTGAACCCCATTGAAAACCTCTGGAATGTGATCAAGAGGAAGATGGATGGTCACATGCTATCAAGCAAAGCTGAGCTGCTTGCATTTTTGTACCAGGAGTAGCATAAAGTCACCCAACAGCCATGTGAAAGACTGGTAGAGAGCATGCAAAGACGCATGAAGGCTGTCATTAAAAATTAGGGTTATTCCACCAAATATTGATTTCTGAACTCTTCCTAAGTTAAAACATCAGTattgtgttgtttaaaaatgaatatgaCCTTGTTTTCTTTGCATTATTGGAAGTCTGAAAACACTGcatcttttttgttattttgaccATTTGTCATTTTCTGCAAATAAATGCTCTACAtgacaatatttttatttggaaTTTGGGAGAAATGTTGTCAGTAGTTTAtagaatgaaacaaaaatgttcattttactCAAACACATacctataaataataaaatcagagAAACTGACAATTTTGCAGTGGTCTCTTAATTTTTTCCAGAGCTGTATATGAATCTTTCCCGAATAGGTTTGCTATGGTTCACTATGGCCTTATaaaatttaagtcattttactGTTCTGTTTCGAAGAAACTTTACGGGAAAGTCACCCACTGAAATCTTTAATCAGCCTGCAGACACCATTTTAAAACATCAGGACAATTTTTGTGACATCAAATTTTCAACATGTTCATCAAATGATGTGTGGGATAATACAGTATCACTGCAATAGGTCTAAATAGTTCAGTGCCACGTTCATTTCTATTTACTCAGTAAATGAACTGAACCTACAGAGTTGTAGCTCACTTGTTTCATTGTATCAACAATATGTAAAAAGCCTATGTTcaacagaaatgtgcaacacCTGAAGGACTCATGTGTTCAGGTCATATGGGATGGATGGGAACACTTCTTATTTTAGGCTTATTTCAAAATGCTCATTCACTCAAAATTCCCAATGCATGAGCACATCCTCCATTTACCACATTCATCTCAGAAAGAAGCTGTTGgcaagagatttaaaaagtcacGAGTATGAGGAAACAAAGATGCTTCAAGGAAGAAAGTATATTTCAGACTGACATCTTTAAGCTGATTGTCTtctttgtgttgtgtctctCGTGACCTGATGTTATGGTGTCATATTTTGATTGGCTGTGTTGATTGTCTTCTTAgaactgttttttaaagttatttccTGCTTTTTACACGCCCTACATTTCATGATGCTGCCTTAGGCCATAATGCTCCTCTTAGTTTTTCACCCTGTTCAGCTGTTCATGTTTTGCTTTCTACGGTAATAACtttacatgtttgttgttttaatggcCAGTGGGGTCGAGGGACAACAGTTTAAAAGTAGTGGTTAGCTCTGTCTGACTTCACCTATTTGCAAGCAGGACACTCATAATAAGAAAAACTCCCGACAGTTCTGAACGCACCATTAATCAACGACAGCTATAAACAGGCTCGtccgagatgaactgcgcctctcCTGGAAAGTAGACAAGAGCAGGtggccgcagcggggggcggtgacaaaaagtcggacagtttcccgacagtttccagcagccttcagtccataCAAgaactcacagacacacttacatcttGTCCGatatgatgtcaattcattaaaaaagtgatcagacccatataggctatcagtttgttttcagtctccagttgttttaattatgatagattaatttattaaaatgctttacaggtgatctgtagtttatgttcatggtttatcctctatttgatatgaattctcctgtaaatcagcatcatatcagtttgacctgtcccctcaactacacaggctaaataaactgtgtctgactataaggttcatattttcagaggaaaaaacagctttcattaaggctcagtcagatacagtcagggcttcacatctgtacagatgttattttgagaatcctcacatcccactgaccaccagtctctgtgatgctaaatacttcaataatgtCAGTtatcacaacatgttttctgttacagaataaaccttcaaatcagacaaatcaaattttaatctctgaaattcaacaaaaatgagtagtttatctaaaacgtcattttgttgagtcgacatctaaACTAATCAGCTGTTacatcaggtgagagccaggcggtgcagtcggtggagagcagctgcagcacctggctctaaaaactgcggctgcctcgctctcgcggttttatcgctgtccacttttgtaatatgtcagagcaagtcgggataaagtcggacacaaaactaaccggcatgcattgtgcgccgatcgctggtgatcgaatctgcgcaggcttGGCTCATCTTGAACCAACCTAATTTTAGCCATGCAGCTCCCTGTACAGGTCTACGTCGAGCTTTTCCAGGTTTAAAATGCTGGTGACCAGGACGCTCTTCAGGTCCTGGGTATGCTGACTTGATGGACTTTCCGAGCTCTCATCTTCAGGTGTTTTTGGTGACACAATACCCCCTGAATCATCACAATTATTAGTGGAGTCGCGAGCGCTACAGATAACACCCACCACTCTTTCTGCCATGTTGGTCTTCTTCGTCTTTAGTTTTGGTGTCGGGCTACAAACCAACCAGCCGTCACAAAAACGtaataattgaaataaaaaaagaagttataTTCTGGTTATTAAACCAGTTTTGTTTCAATATTTAAACTCCTATTTCTAATAGACCCTTAATGATCCACCCCCTTCCCATATCTACCAACCAGTCCTTTCATCCAGACTTTATCTTTCTGTAATGAATGAGAGAGACTGAAATGTAGCAGGGTCACATCTCATGGGGAGGATGACAGGGTGAAAGAGGATAAACGCTGACCAGAGGTGTAGCACCATATTCTGGGCCCTATGCAGGGGCGTAAGTATATGGTggaggggcccatagagagtAGTTGGAGGGCCTGTTCTCTGCTTTAGAGAGAGGGTGCCTGCATGGCatgagcagaaaaacaaaaaaaatctcatatccttttttttaattcttttttcttaatgaCCCTGACTGACCCTATAATTCATTTTATGATTTCGAGCAGTTTTGTGCAGCATCTTGACTATAACAGTCTAATGGTGCCTATTGTAGCTGTTCTTcatcttaaattaaaatagtTCATCATTATGATTGTGACTGATTACCATAAGCAGCAGTaggcaaaataaatgcacaaatatCCCATTTACATCACATTGTACATTAAATAGAAAGCATGTCACATGCATGTATGTAAGTATCTTGTTAAATTACTCTACATTTCTGTGGGGGTCAACCTTttgaacaggctctgattgccTGCAGGCAACATGATTACAAATGAAGTGATCAAGCTGTGCTCACAAATCTAGGCAGTTACAGATGTAACACGTTACAGATGAGTGCT
This genomic interval carries:
- the LOC126406450 gene encoding acyl-coenzyme A thioesterase 8-like is translated as MHHWVPRTQRLFGGQIVGQALVAAAKSVGDHFYAHSLHCYFVRTGDPKVPVLYQVDRTRDGRSFTVRSVKAIQHGHPIFICQASFQLLQPSPLQHQFTMPQVPQPEDLLTVEELIHLYLSKPDLADKSRQGLNKLLANEVAIEIKPVNQLHCYRHAASEPKKLFWVRARGYIGEGNMKLHCCVAAYVSDFAFLGTALLPYPNYRAHFSASLDHAMWFHNTFRSDEWMLYECESPWAGQVVVHFLSAVLHFVLSVSAPQFDLFHCRNFKTHNLMLCIT